In Primulina eburnea isolate SZY01 chromosome 3, ASM2296580v1, whole genome shotgun sequence, one DNA window encodes the following:
- the LOC140826829 gene encoding LOW QUALITY PROTEIN: putative pectinesterase/pectinesterase inhibitor 22 (The sequence of the model RefSeq protein was modified relative to this genomic sequence to represent the inferred CDS: deleted 1 base in 1 codon) encodes MPFSNFLIIYILLSSYHILSHALIEQNQTIESMMLQACDKVNNQDTCLSSMHSRTISHGHSNPTSVLKAAIENTLNEAISAIDMITRFNTLSISYREQIAIEDCKELLDFSVSELAWSLSEMNKIRAGLKNPHDSEGNLKAWLSAALSNQDTCLEGFEGTDHRLERYIRGSLAQVTQLIGNVLTLYTQMHTLPFKPPRNNSTYTQLENEKFPSWMTDGDKELLVSSSNRMHVDSIVSLDGTGHYRSVTEAIFEAPSYSSRRYVIYVKKGVYNENIDMKKKKMNIMLVGDGIGETVITGNRNFMQGWTTFRTATVAVSGKGFIARDITFRNTAGAQNHQGVALRVDSDKSAFYRCSMEGYQDTLYAHSLRQFYRECTISGTIDFIFGNGAAVLQNCKIFTREPLPFQKVTITAQGRKDPHQSTGFSIQDSYVYATKPTYLGRPWKQFSRTVFMNTYMSGLVQPRGWLEWYGDFGLGTLWYGEYKNYGPGAAVSGRVRWPGYHIITDASVASFFTVGRFIDGLSWLPHTGIKFSAGLTN; translated from the exons ATGCCATTTTCCAATTTTCTCATAATTTACATCCTATTATCATCCTACCACATTCTCTCCCATGCATTAATAGAACAAAACCAAACAATTGAATCCATGATGCTTCAAGCATGTGACAAAGTTAATAACCAAGACACATGCCTCTCTAGCATGCATTCTCGTACCATAAGTCACGGCCATTCGAACCCCACGTCGGTTCTCAAAGCCGCTATTGAGAACACACTCAACGAGGCCATATCAGCCATTGACATGATCACAAGGTTCAACACCTTGTCCATCAGCTATCGTGAACAAATTGCCATAGAGGATTGCAAAGAACTACTCGATTTCTCGGTTTCCGAGCTA GCATGGTCTTTATCCGAAATGAACAAGATACGAGCAGGTCTGAAAAACCCTCATGACTCGGAAGGAAACCTGAAGGCATGGCTGAGTGCTGCCCTGAGCAACCAAGACACGTGCCTCGAAGGGTTCGAAGGCACGGATCATCGCCTTGAACGGTACATAAGAGGTAGCCTAGCACAAGTGACTCAACTCATAGGCAATGTACTAACTTTATACACACAAATGCATACTCTTCCTTTTAAACCACCAAGAAATAACTCCACATATACTCAGTTGGAAAATGAAAAATTCCCGAGTTGGATGACTGATGGAGATAAAGAGCTTCTTGTTTCTAGTTCAAACAGAATGCATGTCGACTCGATCGTTTCATTGGATGGAACGGGGCATTATCGTTCGGTAACAGAAGCCATTTTTGAGGCTCCAAGCTATAGCAGTAGGAGATATGTTATATATGTGAAGAAGGGAGTTTATAATGAGAACATtgatatgaagaagaagaagatgaatATTATGCTTGTAGGTGATGGAATCGGTGAGACTGTAATTACTGGTAATCGAAATTTCATGCAAGGATGGACAACTTTTCGAACAGCCACAGTTG CTGTTTCGGGCAAAGGATTCATAGCCAGGGACATAACCTTCCGCAACACAGCAGGAGCCCAGAACCACCAAGGTGTGGCGCTACGCGTCGACTCCGATAAATCTGCCTTCTATCGCTGCAGCATGGAAGGCTATCAAGACACCCTCTACGCCCATTCCCTCCGCCAATTCTACCGCGAATGCACCATCTCCGGCACCATCGACTTCATCTTCGGCAATGGCGCCGCGGTCTTGCAGAACTGCAAGATCTTTACTAGGGAGCCACTCCCATTCCAAAAGGTCACCATCACAGCACAAGGCAGAAAAGACCCGCATCAGAGCACCGGATTTTCGATCCAAGACAGCTACGTTTACGCCACGAAACCCACGTATTTAGGGAGACCGTGGAAGCAGTTTTCAAGGACTGTTTTCATGAATACTTATATGAGTGGACTGGTGCAGCCCAGAGGGTGGCTGGAGTGGTATGGAGATTTTGGTTTGGGCACTTTGTGGTACGGTGAATACAAAAACTATGGGCCAGGAGCCGCGGTTTCCGGCAGGGTACGGTGGCCGGGATATCATATCATTACAGATGCTTCCGTGGCGAGTTTCTTCACCGTTGGGAGATTTATTGATGGATTATCATGGCTGCCACACACGGGTATTAAGTTCTCAGCCGGTTTAACAAATTGA